From Drosophila nasuta strain 15112-1781.00 unplaced genomic scaffold, ASM2355853v1 ctg16_pilon, whole genome shotgun sequence, a single genomic window includes:
- the LOC132797676 gene encoding E3 SUMO-protein ligase ZBED1-like gives MLKDIEKVLAFFQQASEKISGGKYVTISLIIPMTYGLFRKIESVVPLLQTLQGKTLNKILMESIKQRLSVYEQRTVCRMATLLDPRFKKSGFQHSSNAEQAATCFENELANFPVKETASNQPVAPDSSLQDTLLDFLGERSMNNSVNSRVDAILTKRQYLERAIVGQDIDPLLWMKVNQTDFPAIGSLFAKYLCIPATSVESERTFSKAGQIISERRTRLKEKNVNILLFLNRNSWLK, from the exons ATGCTGAAAGATATTGAAAAAGTATTGGCTTTCTTTCAGCAAGCAAGCGAGAAAATTTCTGGCGGAAAATACGTAACGATATCGCTGATTATTCCCATGACATATGGACTTTTTCGGAAAATCGAAAGTGTTGTACCTTTACTACAAACTCTTCAAGGAAaaactttaaacaaaatattgatgGAATCAATCAAGCAACGTCTTTCCGTATATGAGCAGAGAACAGTCTGCAGGATGGCTACGCTTTTGGATCCACGGTTCAAAAAAAGTGGATTTCAACATAGCTCAAACGCTGAACAAGCAGCAACATGTTTTGAAAATGAGCTGGCCAATTTTCCAGTTAAAGAGACCGCAAGTAATCAACCCGTAGCACCGGATTCAAGTTTACAGGATACTTTGTTAGATTTTTTGGGTGAGCGTTCCATGAATAATTCTGTAAACTCAAGAGTAGATGCAATTTTAACTAAGAGGCAGTATCTGGAAAGGGCAATTGTCGGACAAGATATCGACCCTCTATTATGGATGAAG GTGAATCAAACTGATTTCCCTGCCATTGGGAGCCTTTTCGCCAAATATCTTTGCATTCCGGCTACGTCCGTGGAGTCTGAAAGAACATTCAGCAAGGCGGGCCAAATAATATCGGAGAGGCGAACCCGgctcaaagaaaaaaatgttaacattcttttgtttttaaatcgCAACTCTTGGCTGAAATAA